Proteins from one Podospora pseudoanserina strain CBS 124.78 chromosome 1, whole genome shotgun sequence genomic window:
- a CDS encoding hypothetical protein (EggNog:ENOG50KOG3139; COG:J): protein MTPTTSNDLITPLRAASRNLAREWGFLRPKIAGSDLSAAAVHALIELGNGRSLSVDELAAELRVSTGQVRGVVVPELVGRGLVKSEGEGGIYGLTEEGKETLGRINGFAQRQVAKALEDVGGGNGVTAGDITSMFRIWTQALERAREVGENFPTPAVTPGQEESPFGLPGTGAVAGAGVEPAVAKRTVEIVSGYQPGILGRVVEMHMEYYYPKYNWGREFETVFTEGMLDLLKRVGNGKGNQAWAAVLKQPGGKDRIVGTVFIDGEITAKEGVAKLRAFIVDEEARGLGAGRRLLRAAMDFIMEEGFGQCKLTTSKELMVARKMYETEGFKPMGEYWYGGWLEGVCSMEYLWERPAGKHTSSEDGTLKGKEV, encoded by the coding sequence ATGACCCCCACAACCAGTAAcgacctcatcacccccctccgtGCCGCCTCCCGCAACCTGGCGCGCGAATGGGGGTTTTTACGCCCGAAGATTGCGGGATCGGACCTGTCGGCTGCTGCGGTGCACGCTCTTATCGAACTTGGGAATGGACGCTCGCTTAGTGTTGATGAGCTGGCTGCTGAGTTGAGGGTTAGTACCGGGcaggtgaggggggtggtggtgcctgagcttgttgggagggggctgGTCAAGtcagagggggagggtggtatTTATGGGCTTAcagaggaagggaaggagaCGCTGGGGAGGATCAACGGTTTTGCTCAGAGGCAGGTGGCGAAGGCGCtggaggatgtgggaggggggaatgGGGTTACGGCTGGGGATATCACGTCTATGTTTAGGATTTGGACGCAGGCgctggagagggcgagggaggttggggagaatTTTCCCACGCCGGCGGTGACGCCGGGACAGGAGGAGAGTCCGTTTGGGTTGCCCGGGACCGGTGCGGTTGCTGGCGCGGGGGTGGAACCAGCTGTGGCAAAGAGGACGGTTGAGATCGTGTCTGGGTATCAGCCTGGGAttctggggagggtggtggagatgcaTATGGAGTATTACTATCCAAAGTATAactgggggagggagtttgagaCGGTATTTACGGAGGGGATGCTTGACTTGCTGAAGAGGGTCgggaatgggaaggggaacCAGGCTTGGGCTGCGGTGCTCAAACAGCCTGGTGGGAAGGATAGAATAGTGGGGACTGTGTTTATTGATGGGGAAATCACGGCTAAGGAAGGGGTGGCGAAGTTGAGGGCGTTtattgttgatgaagaagcgCGGGGGTTAGGGGCAGGGAGAAGACTCTTACGAGCAGCGATGGATTTTATCATGGAAGAGGGGTTTGGGCAGTGTAAGTTGACAACCAGCAAGGAGTTGATGGTGGCTAGAAAGATGTATGAGACGGAGGGGTTCAAACCGATGGGAGAGTACTGGTATGGCGGTTGGTTGGAAGGGGTGTGTTCGATGGAGTATCTGTGGGAGAGGCCCGCAGGGAAACATACGTCAAGTGAGGATGGAACGctcaaggggaaggaagTATAA
- a CDS encoding hypothetical protein (EggNog:ENOG503P6Y4), whose translation MSTSAPAPVRAASTKFNQADVKVGDQSSLYKLIMTPIIFTTFLISLFLVDTRNLALRRHYHASDSESRMPEWLHRIVYRYKRYEYVAVDEKGKPFPISKHQTPAVSPGQEKEDFYHSKQKKLMKMEVAEAFEIRSIVVVLLGVLGAAFLWGSWKAASWIIGGLWTLASSR comes from the exons ATGTCAACCTCCGCACCAGCCCCCGTTCGGGCCGCCAGCACCAAGTTCAATCAGGCTGATGTTAAAGTCGGAGACCAGTCGTCATTATACAAG TTAATCATGACGCCAATCATCTTCACCACTTTCCTCATCTCCTTATTTCTTGTCGACACGCGTAACTTGGCCCTGAGGCGGCATTACCACGCCTCAGACTCAGAAAGTCGCATGCCCGAGTGGTTGCACCGGATTGTTTACAGATACAAACGGTACGAGTATGTCGCTGTAGACGAGAAGGGAAAGCCATTCCCCATCAGCAAGCATCAGACACCCGCCGTTAGTCCCgggcaggagaaggaagacTTCTACCACAGCAAACAGAAAAAAttgatgaagatggaggtTGCCGAGGCGTTTGAGATTAGGAGTATTGTGGTGGTTCTGTTGGGCGTGCTGGGTGCGGCGTTTCTATGGGGATCATGGAAGGCTGCCAGCTGGATAATAGGGGGTTTGTGGACATTGGCCTCGTCACGTTAA